The following are encoded in a window of Clostridium thermarum genomic DNA:
- a CDS encoding sensor domain-containing diguanylate cyclase, whose translation MANYILFSILAVSIGLNIILGIRLLRRIKALNSIKRAEKLLFQLGDEIIKINNMDEVFDRILKTAIKIIPNADKGSLLVMGDDNKFHFQSVVGYPEELKELVLERDETYLHKINGYKEAAIIREPMQFDRKELLEHKASLVEKHTGIIHCTISTPIFIDDKLVAVLNIDSAKDNRYFKKYDINLMNHIKNQLQLCLKNSYMRGELIYRTKYDDLTGIFNRRYFNEKLLEQLQEIKNEHERSYLVEIDLDDFKGINDCYGHAAGDSALILFSKVLKECLTDKHLYGRMSGDEFVIFFRNISIEEVYKTLDEIEKKLADNSERLRVLFSYGVTSINITNAGKINDIYAAADMEMYKNKKMRKLWISCAEDKNNENNIT comes from the coding sequence ATGGCAAATTATATCTTATTTAGTATATTGGCGGTTTCAATAGGGTTAAATATAATTTTAGGGATAAGACTGTTAAGAAGGATAAAAGCACTTAACTCTATTAAACGTGCAGAGAAGCTTCTTTTTCAATTAGGTGATGAGATAATAAAAATAAATAATATGGATGAAGTGTTTGACCGGATTCTAAAGACTGCCATCAAGATAATTCCAAATGCTGACAAAGGAAGCTTATTAGTGATGGGAGATGATAATAAATTTCACTTTCAAAGTGTAGTTGGATATCCGGAGGAGCTTAAGGAATTAGTTCTTGAGCGGGATGAAACTTATTTGCATAAAATCAATGGTTATAAAGAGGCAGCAATTATTAGGGAGCCTATGCAATTTGACAGAAAGGAATTATTAGAACATAAGGCAAGTTTAGTAGAAAAGCATACAGGAATTATACACTGCACTATCAGTACTCCAATATTTATTGATGATAAATTAGTGGCAGTGCTGAATATTGATAGTGCTAAAGATAATAGGTACTTCAAGAAATATGACATAAATCTTATGAACCATATAAAAAATCAATTACAGCTTTGCCTGAAAAATTCCTATATGAGAGGGGAGCTTATCTATCGCACCAAGTATGATGACTTAACCGGTATTTTCAACCGTAGATACTTTAATGAAAAATTACTGGAGCAGCTTCAGGAAATTAAGAATGAGCATGAGAGATCCTATCTCGTAGAGATTGATTTAGACGATTTTAAGGGCATCAATGACTGCTATGGTCATGCCGCCGGTGACAGTGCCCTGATACTGTTTTCAAAGGTTTTAAAAGAATGCCTGACTGATAAACACTTATACGGCAGGATGTCCGGAGACGAATTTGTAATATTTTTCAGAAATATTAGTATAGAAGAGGTATATAAGACCTTAGATGAAATTGAGAAAAAGCTAGCTGATAACAGTGAGAGACTAAGAGTCTTATTCAGTTATGGAGTGACGTCTATTAATATCACTAATGCTGGAAAGATAAATGACATCTATGCCGCTGCGGATATGGAAATGTATAAGAATAAAAAAATGAGAAAACTGTGGATAAGCTGTGCAGAGGACAAAAATAATGAAAATAATATCACCTAA
- a CDS encoding HD domain-containing phosphohydrolase yields MKKSWNNIIKYVKKDLSIMIALGAIIMICLSVLLYVSGKIDEERAELINVLGRQRMYIQSMAKEANSKYALLQAEKLDYIVESKEAIDDRYNKIQRNIIKSRDEYISTFNQLKSGKMQYKGTVISFEKSNVNISANLKKTEDIWKGFEKSINKVSEAKEIDRDFIDSIIFISDNSETLAAYCDELTEIAVSHNRQSELYYKTIEVLLGLAFLAVISMTLGRLYRHLILPLGTFVEGLSDISILKKGISTDNTTEKETGPIIWEITNMTQKIERLVSLIENINQNLSINEVLRFIFDKFSFFIPYSYIGVALVKEGGKMLEASYGISNGKVEGLPKNLIGKRYLLDKTSLKSIIETGNPRMINDLEEYVKGRPVKEYNRVILEAGIRSSITLPLIANNKPVGIIFFSSVEKNIYNTEHMKFLEVITKSVSISFERNLFMDNLLYSSILALAKLAEARDEDTGEHLERMKVYSKHIAQFLYEDSLYKEQITLEYIDDIERFSPMHDIGKVGIRDGILLKPAKLTEEEFEEMKQHTIFGGKVLRAAEENIMLSGRSIFKVGIDIAEGHHEKWDGSGYPRGKAGEDIPLSARIVAVADVFDALTTERPYKVPYTFEATYDFMIEGSGKHFDPEIIRVFVKNKDKMWKLYKAFHGDESIYDDGVKVV; encoded by the coding sequence TTGAAAAAGAGCTGGAATAATATAATTAAGTACGTAAAGAAAGATTTAAGTATTATGATTGCATTAGGAGCAATTATTATGATATGCTTGTCAGTTTTACTTTATGTCAGCGGCAAAATTGATGAAGAAAGAGCGGAGTTAATAAATGTGCTAGGCAGACAAAGAATGTATATTCAGTCTATGGCGAAGGAGGCAAACTCCAAATATGCCTTGCTGCAGGCAGAAAAACTAGATTATATTGTTGAGAGCAAGGAGGCTATTGATGACAGGTATAATAAAATTCAGCGGAACATTATAAAGTCGAGAGATGAATACATAAGCACCTTTAATCAGCTTAAGAGTGGAAAGATGCAATATAAAGGCACTGTCATCAGCTTTGAAAAATCCAATGTAAACATAAGTGCAAATTTGAAGAAGACAGAGGATATATGGAAGGGATTTGAAAAGTCCATTAATAAGGTATCAGAGGCGAAAGAGATTGATAGAGATTTCATAGATTCAATAATTTTCATAAGTGACAACAGCGAAACTCTGGCGGCCTATTGTGACGAGCTTACAGAGATTGCCGTAAGTCACAATAGGCAAAGTGAATTATATTATAAAACCATTGAAGTTCTTCTGGGTTTAGCTTTTTTGGCGGTAATATCCATGACACTTGGCAGGCTATATAGGCACTTGATTCTGCCGCTGGGTACCTTTGTTGAAGGGTTGAGCGATATCAGTATACTGAAAAAAGGAATTTCCACTGATAATACCACTGAGAAGGAAACTGGTCCTATAATATGGGAAATAACAAATATGACCCAAAAGATAGAGAGGCTAGTTTCACTGATAGAAAATATTAACCAAAATCTTTCCATTAATGAAGTTCTAAGGTTTATATTTGATAAGTTTTCCTTCTTTATACCCTACTCCTATATAGGGGTGGCCTTGGTAAAGGAAGGGGGAAAAATGCTTGAGGCTTCCTATGGCATCAGCAATGGCAAGGTAGAGGGACTTCCTAAAAACTTAATAGGAAAAAGGTACTTGCTTGATAAAACCAGTCTGAAGTCCATAATAGAAACCGGTAATCCCCGTATGATTAATGACTTGGAGGAGTATGTAAAAGGCAGGCCAGTTAAGGAGTATAATAGGGTAATTCTTGAGGCGGGAATAAGATCATCTATAACCCTTCCTCTTATAGCAAATAATAAACCGGTTGGTATAATATTCTTTTCAAGTGTGGAGAAGAATATCTACAACACAGAACATATGAAGTTTCTTGAAGTTATTACAAAGAGTGTTTCAATAAGCTTTGAAAGAAACCTATTTATGGACAACCTTCTTTATAGCAGTATATTAGCCTTGGCAAAACTGGCAGAGGCAAGAGACGAGGATACCGGAGAACATCTTGAAAGGATGAAGGTATATTCCAAGCATATAGCTCAGTTCTTGTATGAGGACAGCTTGTACAAGGAACAGATAACTCTTGAATATATAGATGACATTGAGAGATTCAGCCCTATGCATGATATAGGAAAGGTAGGAATCAGGGATGGAATTCTCTTAAAGCCTGCTAAGCTGACAGAGGAAGAATTTGAAGAAATGAAGCAGCATACCATCTTTGGAGGTAAGGTGCTTAGAGCGGCAGAAGAAAATATAATGCTCAGCGGGAGAAGTATTTTTAAAGTTGGTATAGATATAGCTGAAGGACACCACGAAAAATGGGATGGGTCCGGTTATCCCAGGGGGAAGGCGGGAGAAGATATACCTTTAAGTGCCAGGATAGTTGCGGTGGCAGATGTCTTTGATGCACTTACCACCGAAAGGCCCTACAAAGTGCCCTATACCTTTGAGGCAACTTATGACTTTATGATTGAAGGCAGCGGAAAGCACTTTGATCCTGAGATAATCAGAGTATTTGTTAAGAACAAGGATAAAATGTGGAAGCTTTATAAGGCATTTCATGGAGATGAAAGTATATATGACGACGGTGTTAAAGTAGTGTAA
- a CDS encoding RNA polymerase sigma factor, which produces MELIKAAQNKDRDAFRSLFAMYKQKVYGTAYLILKDYQHSEDIVQETFLQVYLKLEKLKDPQYFERWLYKITVNLCLDAVRKLKKHPLSSLDEYIELKPDFSLTDAKTPEAVAEYKEIQKKILSCIYSLPSQYAAVLVLFYYNNFTIKEISDIINCSEATVKTRLFRARKNLEKVLSKEQLDTIDSSIGGASNEYR; this is translated from the coding sequence GTGGAGCTGATCAAAGCTGCCCAAAATAAAGATAGAGATGCCTTCAGGAGTCTATTTGCAATGTACAAGCAAAAGGTATACGGAACAGCCTATCTCATACTAAAGGATTATCAGCATTCGGAGGATATAGTACAAGAGACCTTCCTGCAGGTATATCTTAAGCTTGAAAAGCTAAAGGACCCTCAATACTTTGAAAGATGGCTTTATAAAATTACAGTTAATCTTTGTCTTGATGCAGTAAGAAAGCTTAAGAAACATCCCTTATCTTCCCTGGATGAATATATAGAGTTAAAACCGGACTTTTCCTTAACAGATGCTAAAACTCCGGAAGCTGTTGCAGAATATAAGGAAATTCAAAAGAAAATACTAAGCTGTATTTACTCCCTTCCCTCTCAGTATGCTGCGGTTCTTGTACTTTTTTATTATAATAATTTCACCATAAAAGAAATATCTGATATAATTAATTGCTCCGAAGCAACAGTAAAAACACGGCTTTTCCGTGCAAGAAAAAACCTTGAAAAGGTACTTAGCAAGGAGCAGCTGGATACAATAGATAGCTCTATAGGAGGTGCTTCCAATGAATACAGATAA
- a CDS encoding DUF3298 and DUF4163 domain-containing protein: MKRSIRLIIDSALIISMVISSLGCTKKSETVNSNNADSKRSIQKTPASININNIEKTEEVKVLVTEKAIKEDTEALLVDIKLPVLSGLANKDIEKNLNSKFETEAMRLKASLEEEAKGALQDSKDNNLEYHKYEVNTSYKVNYNRNGFLSITVVYYRYTGGAHGLSYMKGYNIDLKTGGIYSLSQLFDKDFNYKEIIDEVVLNEMKANRELYFEDAITDFKGIKKDHPFYIEEGNLVVYFAEYEIAPYAHGMPEFRVPLSKLTFAEGIKLAISND, from the coding sequence ATGAAAAGGTCAATTAGGCTAATTATAGACTCTGCCTTGATTATATCTATGGTTATATCATCCTTAGGCTGTACGAAAAAAAGTGAGACTGTAAACAGTAATAATGCCGATAGCAAGAGGAGTATACAAAAGACCCCAGCCTCCATAAATATAAATAATATAGAAAAAACGGAAGAAGTAAAGGTTCTGGTTACGGAAAAGGCCATAAAGGAGGATACGGAAGCTTTGCTTGTGGATATAAAACTCCCGGTTCTCAGTGGCCTTGCCAATAAGGATATAGAAAAAAACTTAAATAGCAAATTTGAAACCGAGGCTATGAGGCTTAAGGCTTCTTTGGAGGAGGAGGCTAAAGGTGCCCTCCAGGATTCAAAGGATAATAACCTAGAATATCATAAATATGAAGTGAATACGTCCTACAAGGTGAACTACAATAGGAATGGTTTTTTAAGCATTACTGTAGTTTACTATAGGTATACCGGTGGAGCACATGGTTTGAGTTATATGAAGGGATACAATATAGACCTAAAGACAGGTGGCATTTATTCCTTGTCACAGCTTTTTGATAAGGACTTTAACTATAAGGAGATTATCGATGAAGTTGTGTTAAATGAGATGAAGGCAAACAGGGAATTATATTTTGAAGACGCCATAACGGACTTTAAGGGCATAAAAAAGGATCATCCCTTCTACATAGAAGAAGGAAATCTGGTTGTTTATTTTGCTGAATATGAAATAGCACCATATGCACATGGCATGCCGGAGTTTAGAGTTCCCCTATCCAAGTTGACCTTTGCAGAGGGAATAAAATTAGCAATTAGCAATGACTAA
- a CDS encoding AI-2E family transporter, whose product MYKLVDNIETVGYILRKILSLMSYFIWGFVIAYLLNPLMTFIERRFKTKRAVSILITYCIFLSSIVAFFMLAIPSLIKNIGEILNRLPAFVTEAEKYINETILNSDLFVKYSGNSYFSENINDILNSIRALIEINFTVIFEKLIDFSSILFNLFTGIVISVYLLIEKEEAIDYIKKILFTFLDNSNALQIIKWGNKTNKIFKQFVIGKSIDSLIIGILCFVGLQLLEVKYSFIISIVIGVTNLIPYFGNTIGLVPALAITIFSGPTSLLKVTVLVISLSLFDGWFLGPKIIGEKVGLSPIWIIIAITVGGGIYGIIGMFIAVPLTAVIKAALESYIERKADSKLMSNE is encoded by the coding sequence ATGTATAAGCTGGTAGATAACATTGAGACCGTAGGTTATATTCTCAGAAAAATACTATCTTTAATGTCCTATTTTATATGGGGGTTTGTCATTGCCTATCTGTTAAATCCTCTTATGACCTTCATAGAACGCCGCTTTAAGACAAAAAGGGCTGTCAGTATCTTAATTACTTATTGTATTTTCTTATCCAGCATCGTAGCGTTTTTTATGTTGGCAATACCTAGTTTAATAAAAAATATAGGGGAAATCCTCAACCGCCTTCCGGCCTTTGTTACCGAGGCTGAAAAGTACATAAATGAGACAATTTTAAACAGCGACCTCTTTGTTAAATATAGCGGCAATTCTTACTTCAGCGAGAATATAAATGATATTCTTAATTCTATCAGAGCCTTGATAGAAATTAACTTTACAGTAATCTTTGAAAAGCTCATTGATTTTTCCTCCATATTATTTAACCTCTTTACCGGTATCGTTATTTCTGTTTATCTACTGATAGAAAAAGAAGAGGCAATAGACTATATTAAAAAAATTCTATTTACCTTTTTAGATAATTCCAATGCGCTGCAAATTATAAAATGGGGCAACAAGACAAATAAGATCTTTAAACAGTTTGTTATAGGAAAGTCTATTGACTCCTTAATCATCGGCATACTTTGCTTTGTAGGTCTGCAGCTTCTGGAGGTCAAGTACTCGTTTATCATAAGCATTGTAATCGGTGTTACAAACTTAATACCTTACTTCGGAAACACTATTGGTTTAGTTCCCGCCCTGGCTATCACCATCTTCTCCGGACCAACAAGCCTGCTAAAGGTAACTGTTCTTGTAATATCTCTCTCCTTATTTGATGGCTGGTTCCTGGGACCAAAGATTATTGGTGAAAAGGTAGGTTTAAGTCCAATATGGATTATCATAGCAATTACCGTGGGCGGTGGCATCTACGGTATCATTGGCATGTTTATTGCAGTGCCCCTGACCGCCGTAATAAAAGCAGCCTTAGAAAGCTACATTGAGAGAAAAGCAGACTCCAAATTAATGAGCAATGAGTGA
- a CDS encoding DEAD/DEAH box helicase, with product MGNKSFKEYNISEEILKALNLLGYERPTEVQSEVIEVALRKKDLIVKSQTGSGKTAAYGIPICESLDIEQREPQALILTPTRELAVQVKEDITNIGRFKRVRCAAVFGKQPMAVQLRELKQRVHVIAGTPGRVMDHIKRGSIDLQKVQYLVIDEADKMLNMGFIDQVGEIIETLPESRATMLFSATMPEEIERLCSKYMKKPVSIQITPKKLVSERVDQDLYEVDKDHKFELLKKILYIENPDSCIIFCSTKENVDTLNEKMRAEKIYTRALHGGMEQKDRLELMKYFKRGEFRILVATDVAARGIDVTDLDLIINYDVPVENESYVHRIGRTARAGKSGKAVTFAAPYEKKYLNQVEEYIGYSIPRKAEPSGAEAEKAKVAFMEKEKRAPVIKKDKSEELNKEVTKVYINAGKKKKMRPGDIVGAITSIEGVSGEDIGIIDILDHVSYVDILNGKGDKVIKTLQKIGIKGKEVKVQRASK from the coding sequence ATGGGAAACAAAAGCTTTAAAGAATATAATATAAGTGAAGAAATCTTGAAAGCACTGAACTTGCTTGGATATGAAAGACCTACAGAGGTGCAAAGTGAGGTTATAGAGGTTGCTTTACGAAAGAAGGATTTGATTGTAAAGTCCCAGACCGGTAGCGGTAAGACAGCGGCGTACGGTATTCCAATCTGCGAGAGCTTAGATATAGAGCAGAGAGAGCCTCAGGCCCTAATCCTTACACCAACCAGGGAGCTGGCAGTGCAGGTTAAAGAAGACATAACCAATATTGGCAGGTTTAAGAGGGTCAGATGTGCGGCAGTATTTGGTAAGCAGCCTATGGCTGTGCAGCTGCGGGAGCTGAAACAGAGGGTCCATGTAATAGCCGGTACGCCGGGAAGGGTTATGGACCATATAAAGAGAGGCAGCATTGACCTGCAGAAAGTTCAGTATCTGGTTATAGATGAAGCGGATAAGATGCTTAATATGGGCTTTATTGATCAGGTTGGTGAAATAATAGAAACTCTTCCTGAGAGTAGGGCCACCATGCTGTTTTCAGCTACTATGCCGGAGGAAATAGAAAGATTGTGTTCCAAGTACATGAAAAAGCCGGTAAGCATACAGATTACCCCAAAGAAACTTGTGTCTGAAAGGGTAGACCAAGATCTCTATGAGGTAGATAAAGACCATAAATTTGAGCTTCTTAAGAAGATATTATACATTGAAAACCCTGATAGCTGCATTATCTTTTGCAGTACAAAGGAAAATGTGGATACCCTCAACGAGAAAATGAGGGCTGAAAAAATCTACACCAGGGCTCTGCACGGGGGTATGGAGCAAAAGGATAGGCTGGAGCTGATGAAGTATTTCAAAAGGGGAGAGTTTAGGATCCTGGTTGCCACTGATGTAGCTGCCAGAGGTATAGATGTAACAGATTTGGATCTTATAATAAATTATGATGTACCGGTAGAAAATGAAAGCTATGTCCACAGGATAGGCAGAACTGCCAGGGCCGGAAAGTCAGGAAAGGCTGTAACCTTTGCTGCACCCTACGAGAAAAAATATCTTAACCAGGTGGAGGAATACATAGGCTACAGCATACCAAGAAAAGCAGAGCCCTCAGGGGCTGAAGCCGAAAAAGCCAAGGTAGCCTTTATGGAAAAGGAAAAAAGGGCGCCGGTTATAAAGAAAGACAAGAGTGAAGAGCTCAACAAGGAAGTAACCAAGGTATACATAAACGCTGGTAAAAAGAAAAAGATGAGACCGGGAGATATCGTTGGAGCAATTACTTCCATAGAAGGAGTAAGCGGGGAAGATATAGGTATAATTGATATATTGGACCATGTATCTTACGTAGATATACTAAACGGCAAGGGCGACAAGGTGATTAAGACCCTGCAGAAAATAGGAATAAAAGGTAAAGAAGTGAAGGTTCAGAGAGCCAGTAAGTAA
- a CDS encoding LysM peptidoglycan-binding domain-containing protein translates to MLKNKKLILALTIPVVTFVIIYAVLSLVKKDDQAVEQVTPGINTESTSIGVTSTEVDTPEPFIYHVVQEGDTLYSITRQYINSCPAPVAVKTIAKLNNLSDASVIDVGMTLRIPIDYFESGEIYTIQKGDTLYSIAKNTLSETDVSTYVDKIMYDNFLESTELMVGDELFITTAAFPE, encoded by the coding sequence ATGTTAAAAAACAAAAAGCTTATTTTAGCTCTTACTATTCCGGTAGTGACCTTTGTTATAATCTATGCGGTTCTTTCTTTGGTAAAAAAAGATGACCAAGCTGTAGAACAGGTTACACCCGGCATCAATACAGAGTCCACATCTATTGGTGTAACTTCAACGGAAGTTGATACCCCAGAACCTTTTATTTACCATGTGGTTCAGGAAGGTGACACCCTCTATAGTATCACGAGGCAGTATATAAACAGCTGTCCGGCACCGGTAGCAGTAAAAACTATAGCCAAGCTAAATAATCTTTCTGATGCTTCGGTAATTGATGTAGGTATGACCTTGCGAATCCCTATAGACTACTTCGAAAGCGGTGAAATATATACCATACAAAAGGGGGATACCCTGTACAGTATAGCCAAAAACACTTTAAGCGAAACGGATGTAAGTACTTATGTTGATAAGATTATGTATGATAATTTTCTGGAATCAACAGAGTTAATGGTTGGAGATGAGCTGTTTATTACTACAGCAGCCTTCCCGGAATAG
- a CDS encoding TRM11 family SAM-dependent methyltransferase, protein MIKSNSYFYTINFPKYEEDLGKTELRYLFKQDIKYKYLFSDFYIPISRSAFLKECVSIIYTADTLEEIVERITLDNASYDNFKVRYIKHEGDALSHEERLKANYAVGYAINGEADVHNPRIILGISKVGNQWIFGVHEKNNLEWQGREQKPYSYSNALGVRTARALVNIAAAGNEDCTIVDPCCGIGTVVIEALSLGMNIEGYEINPLIGENAKKNLKYFGYEDVITIGDMHEIKKHYNIAIVDLPYGLFNPTTLKEQTDIMKTARRIADRAIIVTMKDMDEYIIKAGFTIVDKTSVSKGNFKRYIAICR, encoded by the coding sequence ATGATAAAATCAAACTCTTATTTCTATACCATAAACTTCCCAAAGTATGAAGAAGACCTAGGGAAGACAGAACTTAGGTATTTGTTTAAGCAAGACATTAAGTATAAATATTTATTTTCTGATTTTTACATACCAATCTCCAGGAGCGCATTTTTAAAAGAATGTGTGTCCATTATTTATACTGCAGATACCCTGGAGGAAATAGTTGAAAGAATTACATTAGATAATGCATCCTATGATAATTTTAAGGTAAGGTATATAAAGCACGAAGGTGATGCCTTGTCTCATGAAGAGCGGCTTAAGGCAAACTATGCTGTAGGATATGCCATCAACGGAGAAGCGGATGTACATAATCCCAGAATAATTTTGGGCATCTCCAAGGTTGGTAATCAATGGATTTTCGGAGTGCATGAGAAGAATAATTTGGAATGGCAAGGCCGTGAGCAAAAGCCTTACTCCTACTCCAATGCCTTAGGGGTAAGAACCGCCAGAGCCTTAGTAAATATCGCCGCTGCCGGAAATGAGGATTGCACAATCGTTGACCCCTGCTGTGGCATAGGTACCGTAGTAATTGAGGCCTTGTCTCTAGGGATGAACATAGAGGGTTATGAGATAAATCCCTTAATCGGGGAAAATGCTAAGAAAAACTTAAAATACTTTGGCTACGAAGATGTAATCACTATAGGTGATATGCATGAAATTAAAAAGCACTATAATATTGCCATCGTAGATCTTCCCTATGGACTGTTTAATCCTACTACCTTAAAGGAACAGACAGATATTATGAAAACCGCTCGGCGCATAGCTGACAGGGCTATTATTGTTACCATGAAAGATATGGACGAATACATTATTAAGGCCGGCTTTACCATTGTTGACAAAACCAGCGTTTCTAAAGGTAACTTTAAAAGATATATAGCAATATGCAGATGA
- a CDS encoding undecaprenyl-diphosphate phosphatase has translation MNNLIMGVLELDFIEILKSIILGIVQGITEWLPVSSTGHLILVEDFMSFKLSDGFKEAFFVVIQLGSILAVILLFFRKLNPFDSRKSAEQRKDTLVLWTKIAVATVPAGIIGFLFDDMIEEALYNPTTVALTLIGYGIIFIIIENWNHKPKINELSELSYKTAICIGLFQVLALIPGTSRSGSTIIGAVLLGTSRYIAAEFSFFLALPIMLAASGYKLLKAGMAFNATEWAALGAGSLVAFLVSVFAIKFLMDYIKKHDFKVFGYYRIILGAIVLAYFYL, from the coding sequence ATGAATAATTTGATAATGGGGGTATTAGAATTGGACTTTATAGAAATATTGAAGAGTATTATATTAGGTATAGTACAGGGTATTACAGAGTGGCTTCCGGTTAGCAGTACGGGACACCTCATACTGGTGGAAGACTTTATGAGTTTTAAGCTTTCTGATGGCTTTAAGGAAGCATTTTTTGTGGTTATTCAGCTGGGATCTATACTGGCAGTTATTTTATTGTTTTTTAGAAAGCTGAATCCTTTTGATTCCAGGAAAAGTGCAGAACAAAGAAAGGATACCCTAGTACTTTGGACTAAGATAGCTGTGGCCACAGTACCTGCCGGCATAATAGGATTTTTGTTTGACGATATGATTGAAGAGGCCCTGTATAATCCAACCACAGTGGCGCTGACCTTGATCGGATACGGTATAATATTTATAATTATTGAAAATTGGAATCATAAACCTAAGATTAATGAGCTTTCCGAGCTGAGCTATAAAACCGCTATTTGTATAGGTTTGTTTCAAGTTTTAGCCCTGATTCCCGGAACTTCAAGATCCGGATCTACTATTATAGGAGCTGTATTGTTAGGAACCTCCAGGTACATAGCTGCAGAGTTCTCCTTTTTCTTGGCACTGCCGATAATGTTAGCAGCAAGCGGATATAAACTGTTAAAGGCAGGTATGGCTTTTAACGCTACAGAATGGGCAGCCTTGGGAGCAGGATCCCTTGTAGCCTTCTTAGTATCAGTTTTTGCAATTAAGTTCTTAATGGATTATATTAAGAAACATGACTTCAAGGTATTTGGATATTATAGAATAATCCTTGGAGCTATAGTGCTGGCATATTTTTATCTATAA
- a CDS encoding aminopeptidase, translated as MNQELLNKYASLVVKIGANVQPGQTVVLMSPVETADFARAITEAAYTAGARDVFVEWNDEKLSRIKYLNAPDEVFDEVPSWKKDFTLTNLRKGAAFIQIKASDPDAFKGVDVSRISRSMKAFTTELKEYHEALMSNKNAWCIASVPTEAWARKVFPELPAEEAVARLWEAILKAVRVDTEDPVAAWKEHTLNLKKSMAFMNDNNFKYLHYRNSLGTDLTIELPEGHVWVGGSEETTGGVKFIANMPTEEVFTLPKKTGVNGTVVSSMPLNHNGSLVDKFSITFKDGRITDYTAEVGYEVLKSIIETDEGSHYLGEVALVPKDSPISNQNILFYNTLFDENASCHLAIGRAYSPCIKNNENMSEKQLEEAGVNNSLIHVDFMIGTKDLEITGITADGKEIPVFIDGNFAF; from the coding sequence ATGAATCAGGAATTATTAAATAAGTATGCAAGTCTGGTAGTTAAAATCGGCGCTAACGTACAGCCGGGCCAGACAGTAGTTTTGATGTCACCGGTGGAGACAGCGGATTTTGCAAGAGCTATTACTGAGGCTGCCTATACGGCTGGTGCCAGAGATGTTTTTGTAGAGTGGAACGATGAAAAGCTCTCCAGAATAAAATACTTAAATGCCCCGGATGAGGTATTTGATGAAGTTCCTTCTTGGAAAAAGGATTTCACCCTTACAAACTTACGCAAGGGTGCGGCCTTTATACAGATAAAGGCATCAGATCCGGATGCTTTTAAAGGCGTAGATGTCAGCAGGATTTCCAGGTCTATGAAGGCATTTACAACTGAATTAAAGGAGTATCATGAAGCTCTTATGAGCAATAAGAATGCATGGTGCATAGCTTCCGTGCCTACAGAGGCATGGGCGCGAAAGGTGTTTCCTGAACTGCCAGCAGAAGAGGCTGTAGCAAGACTTTGGGAGGCTATATTAAAAGCTGTAAGAGTGGATACAGAGGATCCGGTAGCAGCTTGGAAGGAGCATACTCTCAATTTGAAGAAGAGTATGGCTTTTATGAATGACAATAACTTTAAATACCTTCATTACAGGAATTCCTTGGGAACAGATTTGACTATTGAGCTTCCTGAGGGGCATGTATGGGTAGGTGGATCCGAGGAAACTACGGGTGGAGTAAAATTTATTGCAAATATGCCTACTGAGGAGGTATTTACATTACCAAAGAAGACCGGGGTTAACGGTACTGTTGTGAGTTCAATGCCATTAAACCACAACGGCAGTCTTGTTGATAAATTCTCCATTACCTTTAAGGATGGCAGAATAACAGACTATACTGCTGAGGTAGGCTATGAGGTGCTAAAGTCAATCATAGAAACAGATGAGGGTTCACACTATCTTGGAGAAGTGGCCCTAGTACCAAAGGACTCACCGATTTCAAATCAAAATATACTATTTTATAATACACTTTTTGATGAAAATGCTTCCTGCCATTTAGCTATAGGAAGAGCGTATTCTCCTTGTATTAAGAACAACGAAAATATGAGCGAAAAACAACTGGAAGAAGCAGGGGTGAATAATTCCCTGATTCATGTGGATTTCATGATCGGAACAAAGGACCTTGAAATAACAGGTATTACTGCAGATGGTAAGGAAATTCCTGTATTTATTGATGGAAACTTTGCATTTTAA